In the genome of Afipia felis ATCC 53690, the window ATGGTGTCGCTGCCCGATTTCGACCCGAACAATCCGAAGGAAGCCAACGATCCCGATCGCATCAACCGTCTGACCACCGGCGTGTATGAGATGGGCTCGACCTTCAAGGCGTTCACGCTGGCGATGGCGCTGGATTCCGGCAAGACCACGCTGAACTCGATGTGGGATACGCGCACGCCACTGCAGTATGGTCGCTTCCGGATTCACGACGACCATCCGCTTGGCCGTGCGATCAATACCAAGGAGGTCTTTACCTATTCCTCCAACATCGGCGCCGCTCGCATCGCGCTGTCGCAGGGCATCGAGGCACACAAGGCGTTTCTCGCCAAGATGGGCCAGTTGACACGGCTGCGCACCGAACTGCCGGAAAGCGCGTCGCCGATCCTGCCGCGGCATTGGGGCGAGTTGAACACCGTGACCATCGCCTTCGGTCACGGCATCGCGGTCGCGCCGCTGCAGGCGGTGATGGGTATCGATGCGCTGGTCAACGGCGGCTATCTCATTCCGCCGACCTTCCTCAAGCGCACCGAAGCGGACGCGATGAAGCTCGCCAAGCGGGTCATCAAGCCGGAAACCAGCGACAAGATGCGTTTCCTGATGCGCCTCAACGCCGAGGTTGGCACCGCGCGCAAGGCGGACGTGGCGGGCTATTATATCGGTGGTAAGACCGGAACCGCCGAGAAGGTCATCAATGGCCGCTATGCCAAGAAGAAGGTGCTGAACGCGTTCACCGCGATCATGCCCGCCGACAATCCACAATATCAGTTGCTTGTCATGCTGGACGAGCCGCAGGCGCTGCCCGAGACCCATGGATTCATCACTTCGGGCTGGAACGCCGTGCCGACTGGCGGCAAGGTGATCGCGCGAATCGCGCCGCTTCTGGGAATCAAGCCGCGTTTCGATTTGCCGCCGTCCGACCGCCTTATTCTTGCGACATCGAGGGAGAATCGGTAAGCGCATCGGGCTGCCGCCCGTCTTCGGCTGGAGGCGTGGATTTGACATCCGCTACTCTCGGACCACCAGGACCCCATGAGACTACGCGAACTTTTCAGCGGTGATACCACTTTTGACCCGCAAACGGGTGGGCTTGCGGTGGCGGGGCTTGCTGCGGA includes:
- a CDS encoding peptidoglycan D,D-transpeptidase FtsI family protein produces the protein MSDSASATPAEPFRQRLIRKLLYGNVDRAAKARARVGLAMLAFTAVFAIIALRLVMYGVMGDTHGGRRGGAQDAVATARPDILDRNGEILATDVKAPSLYAEPRKLIDKDEAIELLTATLPDLDPGEVRDRLSSRKGFVWLKRELTPKQQHDVFKLGLPGVGFLRENKRVYPTGRDVSHLIGIVNIDNQGIAGMEKWLDGNGLADLHRAGFATDRQQEPIELAVDLRVEHALRDELMKAKEKFRAKAASGIVSNVRTGEIVAMVSLPDFDPNNPKEANDPDRINRLTTGVYEMGSTFKAFTLAMALDSGKTTLNSMWDTRTPLQYGRFRIHDDHPLGRAINTKEVFTYSSNIGAARIALSQGIEAHKAFLAKMGQLTRLRTELPESASPILPRHWGELNTVTIAFGHGIAVAPLQAVMGIDALVNGGYLIPPTFLKRTEADAMKLAKRVIKPETSDKMRFLMRLNAEVGTARKADVAGYYIGGKTGTAEKVINGRYAKKKVLNAFTAIMPADNPQYQLLVMLDEPQALPETHGFITSGWNAVPTGGKVIARIAPLLGIKPRFDLPPSDRLILATSRENR